The following coding sequences are from one Kushneria phosphatilytica window:
- the mreD gene encoding rod shape-determining protein MreD — protein sequence MAVRPESLPVIWASLVLALLLQVMPLPEEWLLWRPDWLGMMLAFWCIVAPQRVGVFYGFIFGLLLDLLEGSPLGQNALLMSLLTWLCLLLYSRLRVYSLWQQAALITIVLGLIQLIDQWLRVVFDVASLHLEFVYAAVIGGVLWPWFFTLMQHVRRRFR from the coding sequence ATGGCCGTTCGCCCTGAGTCGCTGCCTGTCATCTGGGCCTCGCTGGTACTGGCATTACTGTTGCAGGTGATGCCGCTGCCCGAAGAGTGGCTGTTGTGGCGCCCCGACTGGCTGGGCATGATGCTGGCCTTCTGGTGTATTGTGGCGCCCCAGCGGGTAGGTGTCTTTTACGGCTTCATCTTCGGCTTGCTACTGGATCTGCTTGAAGGGTCGCCACTGGGACAGAATGCCTTGCTGATGTCATTGCTCACCTGGTTGTGTCTGCTGCTTTACAGTCGGTTAAGGGTCTATTCGTTGTGGCAGCAGGCGGCGCTGATTACCATTGTGCTGGGCCTGATTCAGTTGATCGATCAATGGCTGCGAGTGGTTTTCGACGTGGCGAGTCTGCATCTGGAATTTGTTTATGCCGCTGTCATCGGGGGCGTACTGTGGCCCTGGTTCTTCACGTTGATGCAGCATGTCCGACGGCGTTTCCGCTAA
- the mreC gene encoding rod shape-determining protein MreC → MKPLFSHGPAPGYRMLLCAFLALMLLYADHRFDWMDGVRGHAATVTTPIQWVVSLPSRGLNWASRIVSSQSELIEENRQLHRQLLTLSQRVQRMASLSAENVRLRQLLHATPRQNIPWMTAELMTLDNDPFLHQMVVDRGRVDGAYIGQPVVDASGLVGQVTSVSRYTSRVLLITDASHAVPVQINRNGLRFIAQGAGQSNTLNVMNVPNNTDIREGDLLVTSGMADRFPEGYPVARVSEVRRNPGGPFAHVEAAPIARLDRSRQFLMLFARSVPKRQHEQLDPAAVSIALQIIQPSTDHSGGSDGRSP, encoded by the coding sequence ATCAAACCCCTGTTTTCGCACGGCCCTGCGCCGGGCTATCGGATGCTGCTGTGTGCCTTTCTGGCGCTGATGCTTTTGTATGCCGATCATCGCTTCGACTGGATGGATGGTGTGCGGGGTCACGCGGCAACGGTGACCACCCCGATTCAGTGGGTGGTCAGCCTGCCATCGCGTGGGCTTAACTGGGCATCCCGAATCGTTTCGAGCCAGAGTGAGCTGATCGAGGAAAATCGTCAGCTGCATCGCCAGCTGTTGACCCTTTCCCAACGCGTGCAGCGAATGGCCAGTCTATCGGCTGAGAATGTTCGTTTGCGCCAGCTGCTGCATGCCACACCACGCCAGAACATCCCCTGGATGACGGCCGAGCTGATGACGCTCGACAATGACCCCTTTCTTCATCAGATGGTGGTCGATCGCGGCAGGGTGGATGGTGCTTATATCGGTCAGCCGGTAGTGGATGCCTCCGGTCTGGTGGGGCAGGTTACCTCGGTGTCGCGTTATACCAGCCGGGTATTGCTGATTACCGATGCCAGTCATGCCGTGCCGGTACAGATCAATCGCAATGGTCTGCGCTTCATTGCACAGGGGGCTGGCCAGTCCAATACCCTGAATGTGATGAATGTGCCCAATAACACCGACATTCGTGAAGGTGATCTGCTGGTGACCTCAGGCATGGCCGATCGTTTTCCGGAGGGCTATCCGGTAGCCCGGGTCAGCGAGGTCAGGCGTAACCCCGGTGGCCCCTTTGCGCATGTCGAAGCCGCGCCCATTGCCCGGCTTGATCGTTCACGCCAGTTTCTGATGCTGTTTGCTCGGTCGGTGCCCAAACGTCAGCATGAACAGCTTGACCCGGCTGCCGTGAGTATTGCCCTGCAAATCATCCAGCCCAGTACTGATCACTCGGGAGGCAGTGATGGCCGTTCGCCCTGA
- a CDS encoding rod shape-determining protein, whose protein sequence is MFKRLRGLFSSDLSIDLGTANTLIYVRGRGIVLDEPSVVAIRQSGSMRSVAAVGHDAKRMLGRTPGNITAIRPMKDGVIADFTVTEQMLQYFIRKVHQSTFLTPSPRVLVCVPCMSTQVERRAIKESAEGAGAREVFLIEEPMAAAIGAGLPVEEAQGSMVVDIGGGTTEIAIISLSGVVYSESIRVGGDRFDEAITAYVRRHYGSLIGEATAERIKHEIGCAWPGGELREIDVRGRNLAEGVPRGFTMNSNEILDALQEPLASIVAMVKSALEQSPPELASDIADRGLVVTGGGALLRDIDKLLAEETGLPVVVAEDPLTCVARGGGKALEMIDQHTFELLSTD, encoded by the coding sequence ATGTTCAAACGTTTAAGAGGCCTGTTTTCGAGTGATCTATCGATCGACCTCGGAACGGCCAACACGCTGATTTATGTGCGCGGTCGCGGTATCGTGCTTGATGAGCCCTCGGTAGTGGCCATCCGTCAGTCCGGCAGCATGCGAAGCGTGGCTGCAGTAGGACATGACGCCAAACGCATGCTCGGTCGCACGCCGGGCAACATTACTGCAATCCGCCCGATGAAGGACGGTGTCATCGCCGATTTCACCGTCACCGAGCAGATGCTGCAGTACTTCATTCGCAAGGTTCATCAGAGTACCTTCCTGACCCCGAGTCCCCGGGTGCTGGTCTGTGTGCCGTGTATGTCCACTCAGGTGGAGCGGCGTGCGATCAAGGAATCAGCCGAGGGTGCCGGTGCTCGCGAAGTATTCCTGATCGAAGAGCCGATGGCGGCAGCCATCGGTGCGGGCCTGCCGGTCGAGGAAGCGCAGGGCTCGATGGTGGTGGATATCGGTGGTGGTACCACCGAGATTGCCATCATTTCCCTCTCCGGTGTCGTGTATTCGGAATCGATCCGTGTCGGTGGCGATCGTTTCGATGAGGCCATTACCGCCTATGTTCGCCGGCACTACGGCAGTCTGATCGGTGAAGCGACCGCCGAACGTATCAAGCACGAGATTGGCTGTGCCTGGCCGGGTGGCGAGTTGCGCGAGATCGATGTTCGCGGGCGCAATCTGGCCGAAGGTGTGCCGCGTGGTTTCACCATGAACTCCAACGAGATTCTTGATGCGCTCCAGGAGCCCCTGGCGTCGATCGTGGCCATGGTCAAGAGTGCGCTGGAACAGTCGCCTCCCGAACTGGCGTCGGATATTGCCGACCGGGGGCTGGTGGTGACCGGTGGTGGCGCGCTGCTGCGTGATATCGACAAGCTGCTGGCCGAGGAAACCGGTCTGCCGGTAGTCGTGGCCGAGGACCCGCTTACCTGCGTGGCCCGTGGCGGCGGCAAGGCGCTGGAAATGATTGATCAGCATACCTTCGAACTATTGTCGACCGACTGA
- the gatC gene encoding Asp-tRNA(Asn)/Glu-tRNA(Gln) amidotransferase subunit GatC: protein MAIEHEDVRRAAHLAMLGLDEREAERYVTDLSRILEMVDRLQEVDTEGVAPLAHPLDTTQPLRADEVIEPNRRDALQACAPAVTDGLYLVPRVVE, encoded by the coding sequence ATGGCAATTGAACATGAAGATGTCCGCCGCGCGGCGCATCTGGCCATGCTGGGGCTGGATGAGCGCGAGGCCGAACGCTATGTCACTGACCTGTCGCGCATTCTTGAAATGGTGGATCGCCTTCAGGAAGTTGATACCGAAGGCGTTGCCCCGCTGGCTCACCCGCTCGACACCACCCAGCCGCTGCGGGCCGATGAGGTAATTGAGCCAAACCGTCGCGATGCCCTGCAGGCATGTGCTCCGGCGGTCACCGACGGGCTCTACCTGGTCCCCCGGGTCGTGGAATAA
- the gatA gene encoding Asp-tRNA(Asn)/Glu-tRNA(Gln) amidotransferase subunit GatA: MHDKTLAELARGLAAGQWSSRDITTALLDRIERLDPALNSFITVTGDQALQDAEAADEARARGQAGILAGVPLAYKDIFCTEGVRTSCGSRMLDNFIAPYNATVIDKLRQAGTVSLGKTNMDEFAMGSSNENSHYGPVKNPWDHSLVPGGSSGGSAAAVAAGLVPAALGTDTGGSIRQPAAFCGITGLKPTYGRVSRYGMVAYASSLDQGGPLARTAEDCAWLLNVMAGHDARDSTSVSRSVPDYTSELDKPLDGLRIGLPREYFGEGLDEGVASAIRDAIRVYESLGASVIDVSLPHTELAIPTYYVIAPAEASSNLSRYDGVRFGHRCENPETLEDLYKRSRAEGFGEEVKRRILIGTHTLSEGFFDAYYRKAQQVRRLIRQDFLDAFQQVDVLMGPAAPTPAFPLGETADPVQMYLQDIYTIAINLAGIPGISVPAGFVGHRPVGLQILAPHFAEAHLLNVAHAFQQATDWHQRRPDVDSPDPR, translated from the coding sequence ATGCATGACAAGACACTTGCCGAGTTGGCACGCGGTCTGGCCGCAGGCCAGTGGAGCAGCCGCGACATCACTACGGCCCTGCTTGATCGGATCGAACGACTGGACCCGGCGCTGAACAGTTTCATCACCGTTACCGGTGATCAGGCCCTTCAGGACGCTGAAGCCGCCGATGAAGCCCGGGCACGAGGTCAGGCCGGTATCCTTGCGGGCGTTCCATTGGCCTACAAGGATATCTTCTGCACCGAAGGCGTACGTACCAGCTGCGGTTCACGCATGCTCGACAATTTCATCGCGCCTTATAACGCCACGGTGATCGACAAATTGCGCCAGGCGGGGACAGTCAGCCTTGGCAAGACCAACATGGACGAATTTGCCATGGGCTCGTCCAATGAAAACAGCCACTACGGGCCAGTGAAGAATCCATGGGATCATTCACTGGTGCCGGGGGGCTCGTCGGGGGGCTCGGCCGCAGCCGTTGCTGCCGGACTGGTGCCCGCCGCGCTGGGCACCGATACGGGTGGTTCGATTCGTCAACCTGCTGCCTTCTGCGGCATTACCGGGCTTAAACCAACCTATGGCCGGGTCTCGCGCTACGGCATGGTGGCCTACGCTTCCAGTCTCGACCAGGGCGGCCCGCTGGCCCGTACTGCCGAGGATTGTGCCTGGCTGCTCAACGTGATGGCAGGTCACGATGCTCGGGACTCTACCAGCGTTTCACGCAGTGTTCCCGATTACACCAGCGAGCTCGACAAGCCCCTCGATGGTCTGCGCATCGGACTGCCACGAGAGTACTTCGGCGAAGGACTGGATGAAGGGGTCGCCAGCGCCATCCGCGACGCCATTCGGGTCTACGAATCGCTCGGCGCCAGTGTGATCGACGTCAGTCTGCCGCACACCGAACTGGCGATTCCGACCTACTACGTCATCGCGCCAGCCGAAGCCTCGTCCAATCTGTCGCGCTATGATGGCGTTCGCTTCGGTCATCGCTGCGAGAACCCCGAAACGCTTGAGGATCTCTACAAGCGCTCGCGCGCCGAAGGCTTCGGCGAAGAGGTCAAGCGTCGCATACTGATCGGCACGCATACGCTCTCGGAAGGCTTCTTCGATGCCTATTATCGCAAGGCTCAGCAGGTACGTCGGCTGATCCGCCAGGATTTTCTCGATGCCTTCCAGCAGGTGGATGTGCTCATGGGACCCGCCGCTCCGACACCGGCATTCCCGCTGGGAGAAACGGCTGACCCGGTACAGATGTACCTGCAGGACATCTACACCATCGCCATCAATCTGGCCGGCATCCCCGGTATCAGCGTGCCAGCCGGATTCGTCGGACATCGTCCGGTCGGACTACAGATTCTCGCGCCGCACTTTGCCGAAGCACATCTGCTCAATGTGGCTCATGCCTTCCAGCAGGCCACCGACTGGCATCAGCGTCGTCCCGACGTCGACAGCCCCGATCCGAGATAA
- the gatB gene encoding Asp-tRNA(Asn)/Glu-tRNA(Gln) amidotransferase subunit GatB, translated as MRSHDMQWEAVIGLEVHVQLATQSKIFSGASTAFGADPNSQACAVDLGMPGVLPVLNENAVAMAVRFGLAINAEIPEYSVFERKNYFYPDLPKGYQTSQMAHPIIGRGEVEITHGEGHSKLVRIHHAHLEEDAGKSLHEDYHGMTGIDLNRAGTPLLEIVSEPDMSSAAEASAYLKALHAIVTYLGISDGNMAEGSMRCDVNVSLRPAGSKTLGTRAEIKNVNSFRFVEQAIAFEIERQTDILEDGGQIIQETRLFDPDQGETRSMRLKEEANDYRYFPCPDLLPLMLDSAYVDHQRTLLPELPTEKRHRFITELGLSAYDAGVLVATRPLAEYFEQVHAVCGNAKLAANWVQGDLMGRLNHDNLSVRESPVSATQLGELLLRLEDNTINGKGAKQIFADLWERRGESADELIEARGLRQVTDSGAIESMVDEVIANSPIQVTQYREAPEDKRGKMIGYFVGQVMKLSKGTANPQQVNALLKEKLDALL; from the coding sequence ATCAGGAGTCATGATATGCAGTGGGAAGCCGTGATCGGGCTGGAGGTTCACGTTCAGCTCGCGACCCAGTCGAAGATATTTTCCGGCGCCTCGACCGCCTTTGGCGCCGACCCGAACTCCCAGGCGTGTGCCGTCGACCTGGGCATGCCCGGCGTGCTGCCGGTTCTCAACGAGAATGCAGTAGCCATGGCCGTGCGCTTCGGACTCGCGATCAATGCCGAGATTCCCGAATACTCGGTGTTCGAGCGCAAGAACTATTTCTATCCCGATCTTCCAAAGGGGTACCAGACCAGCCAGATGGCGCATCCCATCATTGGTCGAGGGGAAGTCGAGATCACTCATGGCGAGGGCCATTCGAAACTGGTGCGTATCCATCACGCCCACCTCGAAGAAGATGCCGGCAAATCGCTGCATGAGGACTATCACGGCATGACCGGGATCGATCTCAACCGTGCCGGTACGCCACTATTGGAGATCGTCTCCGAACCCGACATGAGCAGCGCCGCTGAAGCTTCAGCCTATCTCAAGGCTCTGCACGCCATTGTCACCTATCTGGGTATATCGGATGGCAATATGGCTGAAGGGTCGATGCGCTGCGATGTCAACGTCTCCCTGCGTCCTGCCGGTAGCAAGACGCTCGGTACACGTGCCGAGATCAAGAACGTCAACTCTTTCCGCTTTGTCGAACAGGCCATCGCCTTCGAAATCGAACGCCAGACCGATATCCTTGAAGATGGTGGCCAGATCATTCAGGAAACACGTCTGTTCGACCCGGATCAGGGCGAGACTCGCAGTATGCGGCTCAAGGAAGAAGCCAACGATTATCGTTACTTCCCCTGCCCCGATCTTCTGCCACTGATGCTGGACAGTGCTTATGTCGATCATCAGCGCACTCTGCTGCCGGAATTACCCACTGAAAAGCGTCATCGCTTCATTACCGAACTGGGACTCTCCGCTTATGACGCGGGTGTACTGGTTGCTACTCGCCCCCTGGCAGAGTACTTCGAACAGGTTCATGCCGTCTGCGGCAATGCCAAGCTCGCTGCCAACTGGGTGCAGGGTGATCTGATGGGACGCCTTAACCACGACAACCTGAGTGTCAGGGAATCACCGGTCAGCGCCACCCAGCTCGGTGAGCTGTTGTTGCGTCTGGAAGACAACACCATCAATGGCAAGGGCGCCAAGCAGATTTTTGCCGATCTGTGGGAACGCAGGGGCGAAAGTGCCGATGAACTGATCGAGGCCCGCGGGCTCAGGCAGGTGACCGATAGCGGCGCCATCGAGTCCATGGTCGATGAAGTCATCGCCAATAGCCCGATTCAGGTGACCCAGTATCGTGAAGCCCCTGAAGACAAACGGGGCAAGATGATCGGCTACTTCGTCGGCCAGGTCATGAAGCTTTCGAAGGGAACGGCCAACCCACAGCAGGTCAACGCTCTGCTCAAGGAGAAGCTCGACGCCCTGCTGTAA
- a CDS encoding cupin domain-containing protein produces the protein MSDDVGARLRALRELRNISQRELARLSGVTHSSLSQIEQGRVSPSVSSLKKILDVIPISIGDFFTMDIERADQVFYQYDELPKRYSGDILYRLVGADRPARALSFLIETYPPGADTGREVAAHRGEETGLVLEGEIEVTVGGRTRHLGPMDTWYFDTNIPHRFRNTGNSPCRLISCCTPAQPNIYRSEAEEEGAPDSELKSD, from the coding sequence ATGTCCGATGACGTTGGCGCACGCCTGCGTGCCTTGCGCGAGCTGCGCAATATTTCCCAGCGGGAACTGGCCAGACTCAGTGGGGTAACCCATTCGAGCCTTTCCCAGATCGAACAGGGACGGGTCAGTCCTTCGGTCAGTTCACTGAAGAAGATTCTGGATGTTATTCCCATCAGTATCGGCGATTTTTTTACCATGGACATCGAGCGGGCCGATCAGGTGTTCTATCAGTACGACGAACTGCCAAAGCGTTACAGCGGCGATATTCTTTACCGTCTGGTAGGGGCCGATCGTCCAGCCCGTGCCCTCTCCTTTCTGATTGAAACCTACCCGCCCGGTGCCGATACCGGTCGTGAGGTCGCTGCCCACCGCGGTGAAGAAACGGGACTGGTACTCGAAGGCGAGATCGAAGTCACTGTAGGCGGTCGAACCCGACACCTGGGCCCCATGGATACCTGGTATTTCGATACCAACATTCCCCATCGCTTTCGCAATACAGGGAACAGTCCGTGTCGTCTGATCAGTTGCTGCACCCCCGCCCAACCCAATATCTACCGCTCGGAAGCAGAGGAAGAGGGGGCTCCCGATAGTGAGCTGAAGTCGGATTGA
- a CDS encoding polyprenyl synthetase family protein: MTGPSMLADPTVEHSPTLSVNNLPEAIRHTMQCAVMVEAGSEALQQAIEHHFRNPGGYLRARLGYQAATALGLENDSAIIVASISELLHNASLIHDDVLDRDTRRRGQASIWHQWNEGVAICLGDLFISAAFGLIAELEHFNAQLPSLIRLVHEQVRATIHGQTRSLSPALHASEQFRQYAEAARGKSGPLFGLALEAPLVLSGHPKACPLARSATGAFATVFQLADDIEDYNSDMALDPEHGAGNMLRAMERIADDPLVRAWRYADLLLARSQRLAMRLPNACGDLLISECEHLRERIRQLTGVPG, from the coding sequence ATGACCGGTCCATCCATGCTGGCCGATCCGACTGTCGAACACTCGCCCACCCTCTCGGTCAATAACCTGCCCGAAGCCATTCGCCATACCATGCAGTGTGCCGTCATGGTCGAAGCCGGTAGCGAGGCCCTGCAGCAGGCCATCGAGCATCATTTCCGTAATCCCGGGGGCTATCTGCGGGCCCGCCTCGGCTATCAGGCCGCCACTGCGTTGGGTCTCGAGAACGACAGTGCCATTATCGTCGCATCCATTAGTGAGCTTTTGCACAATGCCTCACTGATTCACGATGACGTTCTGGACCGGGATACCCGACGGCGGGGCCAGGCCAGTATCTGGCATCAGTGGAACGAGGGCGTGGCGATCTGTCTGGGAGATCTGTTCATTTCGGCTGCCTTCGGGTTGATTGCCGAACTGGAGCACTTCAATGCACAGCTACCCTCCCTGATCCGGCTGGTGCATGAGCAGGTGCGTGCCACCATTCACGGTCAAACACGCAGCCTCTCACCAGCCCTCCATGCCAGCGAACAATTCCGACAATATGCCGAAGCGGCACGTGGCAAGTCGGGCCCCCTTTTTGGCCTGGCGCTAGAGGCCCCGCTGGTATTGTCCGGTCACCCAAAAGCGTGCCCACTGGCCAGAAGCGCGACCGGTGCCTTCGCCACGGTCTTTCAGCTGGCTGACGATATCGAGGATTACAACAGCGATATGGCGCTTGATCCCGAGCATGGCGCGGGCAATATGCTGCGAGCAATGGAACGTATTGCCGATGATCCCCTGGTGCGCGCCTGGCGCTATGCTGATCTATTGCTGGCACGCAGCCAGCGGCTTGCCATGCGGCTACCCAATGCCTGCGGCGATCTTCTGATCAGCGAATGCGAACATCTGAGAGAACGAATCCGTCAACTGACCGGAGTCCCGGGGTAA
- the crtI gene encoding phytoene desaturase family protein, translating into MRTIVIGGGFGGMAAALRARRRGHEVTLIERCDQLGGRAQVFEDRGFRFDAGPTVITAPFLFEELFELFGCRLSDYVSLVALDTWYQFYFQDGRRFSYGADMAATLDNIRAFNPRDVEGYQRLLDTSREIFEIGFEQLADRPFHRFSTMAAQIPALLRLKSYRSVWGMVSAHIEDPALRQAFSIPPLLVGGNPFRTTSIYALIPWLERRWGVHFPMGGTGALVAALEKLMREQGITIATGTTVERVLSQGRRATGVSLTTGERLPADLVISNADAAHLYANMVDTVPASLRFKLGRARYSMGLFVLYLGTDRQFPDAEHHTIWMGPRFQELLEDIFERHHLAADFSLYVHRPTATDPSFAPPGGDSFYILAPVPNLQGRIDWQEEGDQLADSIIDALDRTTLPGLRESLVTRFHMTPEDFSHRYLSRFGAGFSIAPIFQQSAWFRFHNRSEALDNLLLVGAGTHPGAGVPGVLSSARVLEHLLPSV; encoded by the coding sequence ATGCGTACCATCGTGATTGGTGGCGGCTTCGGTGGCATGGCAGCGGCGCTGAGAGCACGCCGACGCGGCCACGAAGTGACACTTATCGAACGCTGCGATCAATTGGGTGGCCGTGCCCAGGTGTTCGAGGACCGTGGCTTTCGCTTCGATGCCGGCCCCACCGTCATCACTGCTCCTTTCCTGTTCGAAGAGCTCTTTGAGTTATTCGGTTGCCGACTCTCGGATTATGTCTCTCTGGTGGCCCTTGACACCTGGTATCAATTCTATTTTCAGGATGGCCGGCGCTTCAGCTACGGGGCTGACATGGCAGCGACCCTGGACAACATTCGCGCTTTCAATCCGCGTGATGTCGAAGGTTATCAACGGCTGCTGGACACGTCGCGTGAGATCTTCGAGATCGGTTTCGAACAACTGGCCGATCGCCCCTTTCATCGTTTCTCCACCATGGCCGCGCAAATCCCGGCACTGTTGCGACTGAAAAGCTACCGCTCGGTCTGGGGAATGGTCAGTGCGCACATCGAGGACCCTGCACTGCGCCAGGCCTTCTCCATCCCACCCTTGCTGGTCGGTGGCAACCCGTTCCGCACGACCAGTATCTATGCCCTGATTCCGTGGCTGGAACGCCGCTGGGGCGTGCATTTTCCGATGGGTGGTACCGGCGCGCTGGTTGCTGCACTGGAAAAGCTGATGCGCGAGCAGGGCATTACCATTGCCACCGGCACTACGGTCGAACGCGTGCTCTCTCAGGGGCGTCGTGCCACTGGCGTGTCGCTGACCACAGGAGAACGATTGCCGGCAGATCTGGTCATCAGCAATGCTGATGCAGCCCACCTTTATGCCAACATGGTTGATACCGTACCCGCTTCACTGCGTTTCAAGCTCGGGCGCGCACGCTACTCGATGGGATTATTCGTGCTCTATCTGGGCACCGATCGTCAGTTCCCGGACGCCGAGCACCACACCATCTGGATGGGACCACGCTTTCAGGAACTGTTGGAGGATATTTTCGAACGTCATCACCTAGCGGCTGATTTCTCACTTTACGTTCATCGACCCACAGCGACTGATCCTTCCTTTGCACCGCCTGGCGGTGACTCTTTCTACATTCTGGCACCAGTGCCCAATCTTCAGGGCAGGATCGACTGGCAGGAGGAAGGGGATCAGCTGGCCGATAGCATTATCGATGCGCTGGATCGTACGACGCTCCCCGGTTTGCGTGAGTCGCTGGTCACCCGTTTTCACATGACGCCCGAGGATTTCAGCCACCGTTATCTGTCACGTTTCGGTGCAGGCTTTTCAATCGCCCCGATCTTCCAGCAATCTGCCTGGTTTCGTTTTCACAATCGCAGCGAGGCGCTGGATAACCTGTTACTGGTCGGCGCGGGTACTCACCCGGGTGCCGGTGTGCCGGGAGTGCTATCCAGCGCCCGGGTGCTTGAACATCTGTTACCTTCTGTCTGA
- a CDS encoding phytoene/squalene synthase family protein, with protein MDPARQTLALHGKSFWFASRFMERRDADDAARLYMACRELDDLADQELPDQYQNERARDRLINIRREIQARRGHDPSSLNLLDLSARRGVDLDAATAMIDALIRDVDQPAMIETEAELIDYCYGVAGTVGVMMCAVIGARPEASAYAVDLGIAMQMTNIARDVLEDAAQGRRYLPGEWIDHRSATQLATSHQEDHAPVAAAVERLLKLSETYYVSAADGFRYIPRRNRRAIRVAAEVYRGIGRRLARSNHAWHEGRVFVPMRGKLWLATRTLAGQGEIHAPGRARHDAALHRHIAHRPGADAGLSESS; from the coding sequence ATGGATCCGGCTCGACAGACCCTGGCATTACACGGCAAGTCCTTCTGGTTCGCCAGCCGCTTCATGGAGCGCCGCGACGCCGATGATGCAGCGCGACTTTATATGGCCTGTCGCGAACTCGATGATCTTGCCGATCAGGAGCTGCCCGATCAGTACCAGAATGAACGCGCTCGTGACCGCCTGATCAATATCCGCCGTGAAATTCAGGCCCGTCGGGGGCACGACCCATCAAGCCTCAACCTGCTCGATCTTTCGGCGCGGCGCGGGGTCGATCTTGATGCCGCCACGGCAATGATCGATGCGCTGATCCGTGATGTCGATCAGCCCGCCATGATCGAAACGGAAGCCGAATTGATCGACTACTGCTATGGCGTAGCCGGCACGGTCGGCGTCATGATGTGTGCCGTTATTGGCGCGCGCCCCGAAGCCAGTGCGTATGCCGTCGACCTGGGTATCGCGATGCAGATGACGAACATTGCACGCGACGTGCTCGAAGATGCTGCTCAGGGCCGGCGCTATCTACCCGGTGAATGGATCGATCATCGCAGTGCCACGCAACTGGCCACCTCCCATCAGGAGGATCACGCACCGGTGGCAGCTGCAGTCGAGCGGCTGCTCAAGCTGTCGGAAACGTACTATGTCAGTGCCGCCGATGGCTTTCGCTATATCCCGCGCCGTAATCGACGTGCCATCCGGGTCGCCGCGGAGGTTTATCGTGGCATTGGCCGGCGTCTGGCCCGCTCGAATCATGCCTGGCATGAAGGCCGGGTGTTCGTGCCTATGCGGGGCAAGCTGTGGCTGGCGACCCGGACCCTGGCAGGCCAGGGCGAGATTCATGCGCCAGGGCGCGCTCGCCACGATGCCGCACTGCACCGTCACATTGCGCATCGTCCGGGAGCCGATGCCGGTTTATCCGAATCATCATGA